The following are from one region of the Onthophagus taurus isolate NC unplaced genomic scaffold, IU_Otau_3.0 ScKx7SY_15, whole genome shotgun sequence genome:
- the LOC139432359 gene encoding zinc finger protein 512B-like, translating into MKFLVCVVFVTSLVCGEDVETKKNKRGLDLSIGGGDFGGHGGFGGGFGGGFGGGFGGGSEGGIGGGDNHGKITHITLHKQIPIHTPVPVPYPVEKKIPVPVKVPVPVHVDKPYPVHVPKPYPVHIDKPVPYPVEKTIKVPVSVPVKVPVPVKVPIHVPQPYPVKVHKPVPVPIHETVYVKKPVPVIIHTGHGHGDSGFDGGLGGGFGGGFGGGSFGGKY; encoded by the coding sequence GTTTGTGTGGTATTTGTAACATCCTTAGTTTGCGGGGAAGATGTTGAAACGAAGAAAAATAAGAGAGGTTTAGATCTTTCGATTGGAGGAGGAGATTTTGGGGGACATGGAGGATTTGGGGGTGGATTTGGAGGAGGATTTGGAGGAGGATTTGGAGGAGGATCTGAAGGAGGAATTGGAGGAGGAGATAATCACGGAAAAATCACTCACATCACCCTCCACAAACAAATTCCAATTCACACCCCAGTTCCTGTTCCATACCcagttgaaaagaaaattccaGTTCCAGTTAAAGTCCCAGTTCCAGTTCATGTTGATAAACCATACCCAGTTCATGTCCCAAAACCTTACCCAGTCCATATTGATAAACCAGTTCCTTACCCGGTTGAGAAAACGATTAAAGTTCCAGTATCAGTTCCTGTTAAAGTCCCAGTTCCAGTTAAAGTACCAATTCACGTCCCACAACCTTACCCAGTTAAAGTACATAAACCAGTTCCAGTTCCAATCCACGAAACTGTTTATGTAAAGAAACCAGTACCGGTTATCATTCACACCGGGCATGGACATGGAGATAGCGGATTTGATGGAGGGTTAGGAGGCGGATTTGGAGGAGGATTTGGGGGAGGATCTTTCGgtggaaaatattaa